From one Mustelus asterias chromosome 2, sMusAst1.hap1.1, whole genome shotgun sequence genomic stretch:
- the commd3 gene encoding COMM domain-containing protein 3, with translation MELPEYTLKGLQLLADPSHFSNKTFHILVEAAFESLINPQTDGAVFDHTELGNLDLTLLKQCHVAIATCVLEAAKQNADKSTISTLLEDCRFGGERIDIFCAAYQKNKDKVETLLGSLGRFPSHIIDASWRLEYHIRNNHLHKVNQPAYLLTLNVENGESRPAHDVTFSCTMEQLQDLLGKLKDAAKSMEKASQM, from the exons ATGGAGCTGCCAGAGTACACTCTGAAAGGGTTGCAATTGCTGGCCGATCCCAGCCACTTCTCCAACAAAACATTCCACATTTTAGTGGAAGCGGCTTTCGAGAGCCTCATAAACCCACAAACAGACGGAGCAGTATTTG ACCATACAGAGCTGGGAAATTTGGACTTGACTTTGCTGAAACAATGCCATGTAGCCATCGCCACCTGCGTATTGGAGGCAGCAAAACAAAACGCCGACAAATCGACTATAAG CACGTTACTTGAAGACTGTAGATTTGGAGGAGAAAGAATAGACATATTTTGCGCAGCATACCAG AAGAACAAAGATAAAGTGGAAACCTTACTAGGCAG TTTAGGAAGATTTCCTTCTCATATCATTGATGCTTCTTGGCGCCTGGAGTATCACATTAGG AATAACCATCTTCACAAAGTCAATCAACCGGCATATTTACTCACCTTGAATGTCGAG AATGGCGAGTCTCGGCCAGCTCATGATGTTACTTTCAGTTGTACAATGGAGCAATTGCAG